One part of the Neodiprion virginianus isolate iyNeoVirg1 chromosome 3, iyNeoVirg1.1, whole genome shotgun sequence genome encodes these proteins:
- the LOC124301550 gene encoding DNA-directed RNA polymerase I subunit RPA1 isoform X1 — translation MYCHRKMYKQLKSGMTMSAKHLVLENLEFSMFTNEDIRNLSVTKISTPLSFNILGNPLKGGLYDPVLGPVSEKSDPCGTCGGNITKCSGHFGHIDLPLPVVNPLFHKQLASIIKLTCLRCFKLQVPEPMKLLLVAKIKLLDEGFVSGLSDLEQEVQSIIAAGGDGTGTVEFVKEVIEAHVERLHNRQRLNHIVPLLAEENRSNARNVNMQRWMHVENILRQFQYVPICIHCQDSIPKISTFRNRIMTTKSANDELDASKIKRGIVRRLETVLMMPDQTQKYLRELWNTERDVLKIIMPCLSTVHTEYPTDILFFSIIPVLPPIVRPVNYVNGQLIEHPQSQVYKAIIQDCLVLRNIIQTIQDGDTSKLPEEGRIVFEQIRGNSPSEKLHNAWQQLQANVDHLMDRDVNKTTESANCQGLKQVIEKKEGVIRMHMMGKRVNFAARSVITPDPNLNIDEIGIPEAFALKLTYPVPVTPWNVAELRQMIINGPNVHPGAVLVEGEDGSTTRISASAAVQRESIAKRLLTTSVKATKFFNGVKIVHRHLHNGDILLLNRQPTLHKPSIMAHKARILKGEKTLRLHYANCKAYNADFDGDEMNAHFPQNELARSEGYNIANVSNQYLVPKDGTPLSGLIQDHMVSGVRLTLRGKFFSREDYMQLVYCALSDIQGDITLLPPAIIKPKLLWSGKQLLSTVIINVTPRGKAKINLAASAKIGPKAWEARKPRRWKCGTEFSDPKTMSEAEVVIRNGELLTGVLDKIHYGATPYGLIHCVYELYGGTYSSRMLSAFGKLFQAFLQRDGFTLGIEDILILSNADEERTKFIESCRKIGESTQKSVLELPEDTPMTEVKSKIQESYLINPKFQAQIDRKYKTALDVYTNDINKTCLPAGLLKKFPDNNLQLMVQSGAKGSTVNTMQISCLLGQIELEGKRPPLMISGKSLPSFAAYDPMPRAGGFIDGRFMTGIQPQEFFFHCMAGREGLIDTAVKTSRSGYLQRCLIKHLEGLTVSYDSTVRDSDGSLVQLYYGEDGLDVPSSQFLKKEQLDFLVHNRNAIVEKELLSRLKEDLSTEHILKSGRKMQRWMKKHGDPLQKRRNSEFTKFSEKNRLSDPKYNKINEVCGRSKGALRLMREWVNTDEETKESYKCSRCPDPVFSKYKQDSNYGVLTERIEGLINDYISKRKVENSADISEDELRDLLSFKVMKTLCQPGEPVGLLAAQSIGEPSTQMTLNTFHFAGRGEMNVTLGIPRLREILMMASKNIKTPSMEIPFRPNLENLEKQSNELRLKLTRCTLSNVLRSIDVDGRLEIEPQRRMTYKLTIKFLPHKSYKREYCVKRKYVLQATEYLFFRELFKEIKKAAQVPGALLYTEENKEPANDDQLDADDPESVPSSQTKGRLDFGEMHESSDEDEAAEDADATAARSLSRHQENQEYDDPEETSDDSDENEDEKMRDDKTVATESNRAEETEKSEFENLLAEKRKKLIVDMYPHAIEYDFDDKKYLSCELKFWLPLKMSKLDLSTIIRSVAEKVVLWETPQIKRAFTFQNLNNETVLKTDGLNIVEMFKYNEILDLNRLYSNDIYGISQTYGIEAANRVIVKEVKDVFKMYGITVDPRHLLLIADYMTFDGTFQPLSRKGMENSASPLQQISFESSLTFLKNATLHNKRDDLVSPSSRLIIGQPCKSGTGSFDLMHRMERYILGQ, via the exons ATGTATTGCCATAG aaaaatgtaCAAGCAATTAAAATCAGGCATGACAATGTCTGCAAAACATCTGGTCCTAGAGAACCTggaattttcaatgtttacTAACGAGGATATTCGCAACTTAAGCGTTACAAAAATCAGCACACCTTTGTCTTTCAACATTTTGGGCAATCCACTGAAAGGCGGACTCTATGACCCGGTGTTAG GTCCAGTGAGCGAAAAGTCAGATCCCTGTGGAACATGTGGCGGAAATATAACAAAATGTTCGGGACACTTTGGACACATAGACTTGCCATTGCCTGTGGTAAATCCGTTATTCCACAAGCAGCTGGCTAGCATCATCAAATTGACTTGCTTGCGTTGTTTCAAACTGCAAGTACCAGAGCCTATGAAACTGTTGTTGGTAGCTAAGATAAAACTGTTGGATGAGGGGTTTGTCTCAGGGCTTAGTGATTTGGAACAAGAAGTTCAATCCATTATAGCTGCCGGCGGCGATGGTACTGGAACAGTTGAATTCGTTAAAGAAGTTATTGAGGCTCATGTAGAGAGGCTTCATAATCGTCAGAGGTTAAATCACATTGTGCCCCTTCTTGCTGAAGAGAATCGTTCTAATGCAAGAAATGTTAATATGCAAAGATGGATGCACGTCGAAAATATACTCAGGCAATTTCAATATGTACCTATCTGCATACATTGTCAAGATAGTATCCCAAAAATTAGTACGTTCAGAAACCGAATTATGACTACTAAATCAGCCAATGATGAGCTGGATGCAAG CAAAATTAAACGAGGAATCGTTAGACGACTGGAAACTGTTCTGATGATGCCAGACCAGACGCAAAAGTATTTGCGTGAGCTCTGGAATACAGAAAGAGatgtattgaaaataataatgccTTGTTTGAGTACAGTGCATACGGAATATCCAACAGACATTCTGTTCTTCAGTATAATACCTGTACTTCCACCGATCGTAAGGCCAGTTAACTACGTCAATGGACAACTGATAGAACATCCTCAATCCCAAGTCTATAAAGCTATTATACAGGATTGCTTGGTGCTCAGGAACATTATACAAACAATTCAAGATGGAGACACTTCAAAACTTCCCGAAGAAGGCCGA ATTGTTTTTGAACAAATAAGGGGAAATTCGCCGTCGGAAAAACTTCATAATGCTTGGCAGCAGCTCCAAGCAAATGTCGATCATCTGATGGATCGTGATGTAAATAAAACGACGGAATCAGCAAACTGCCAGGGGCTGAAACAGGTGATTGAGAAGAAAGAGGGTGTCATTCGCATGCACATGATGGGGAAACGGGTGAATTTTGCAGCAAGATCAGTCATCACTCCAGATCCTAATTTAAACATCGACGAAATTGGTATCCCCGAAGCTTTTGCTTTGAAGCTGACTTACCCAGTTCCGGTAACACCTTGGAATGTTGCCGAATTACGACAAATGATAATTAACGGACCAAACGTACATCCagg GGCAGTTTTGGTGGAGGGTGAAGATGGCTCAACAACTCGTATAAGCGCGAGTGCAGCTGTGCAAAGAGAATCAATTGCAAAACGACTTTTGACTACAAGCGTCAAAGCgaccaaattttttaatggCGTAAAGATAGTTCACCGTCATTTGCACAATGGAGATATCTTGCTTTTGAATCGTCAACCTACTTTGCATAAGCCAAGTATCATGGCCCATAAAGCCAGGATATTGAAAGGGGAGAAAACGTTGCGCCTTCACTATGCCAATTGTAAAGCTTACAACGCTGACTTTGACGGAGATGAAATGAATGCGCATTTTCCACAAAACGAACTTGCTCGAAGTGAAGGATACAATATAG CCAACGTTTCTAACCAGTACCTCGTCCCGAAAGATGGTACACCATTAAGCGGTTTGATTCAAGATCACATGGTTTCTGGAGTACGTTTGACTCTCAGaggaaaattcttttcaag AGAAGACTACATGCAGTTAGTTTACTGCGCATTATCAGATATTCAGGGTGATATAACGCTATTACCACCTGCCATTATCAAACCAAAGTTATTGTGGTCAGGCAAACAATTGTTATCAACAGTCATAATTAATGTTACACCACGAGGCAAAGCGAAGATTAATCTTGCAGCTAGCGCAAAGATTGGCCCAAAAGCATGGGAAGCTAGGAAGCCGCGACGTTGGAAATGTGGCACCGAATTCAGTGATCCAAAAACAATGTCAGAAGCTGAAGTAGTTATACGTAATGGCGAACTGCTAACCGGTGTTCTCGACAAGATTCATTACGGTGCTACACCTTATGGCTTAATACATTGCGTATACGAG CTTTATGGTGGTACATACTCAAGCAGGATGCTGAGTgcgtttggaaaattattccaaGCATTTCTGCAGCGAGATGGCTTTACTTTGGGAATAGAAGATATCTTAATTCTTTCAAACGCTGATGAAGAACGTACGAAATTCATCGAGTCATGTAGAAAG ATAGGTGAAAGCACCCAGAAATCAGTGCTTGAGTTGCCTGAAGACACACCGATGACAGAAGtcaaatcaaaaatacaaGAATCCTATTTGATAAATCCTAAGTTCCAAGCGCAAATCGATCGTAAATACAAAACTGCTCTGGATGTCTATACGAATGACATAAACAAAACATGCCTGCCAGCTGGACTCCTTAAAAAATTTCCGGATAATAATTTGCAACTTATGGTTCAGTCCGGAGCAAAAGGTTCGACTGTTAACACCATGCAGATTTCTTGTCTACTTGGGCAAATCGAATTGGAAGGAAAGAGACCGCCGCTTATGATCAGTGGCAAAAGTCTTCCCTCTTTCGCTGCTTATGATCCAATGCCAAGAGCAGGCGGCTTTATTGACGGTCGTTTTATGACGGGAATCCAACCCCAAGAGTTCTTCTTCCATTGCATGGCAGGCAGAGAAGGGCTGATTGATACTGCGGTGAAAACCAGTAGATCTGGATACTTGCAGAGGTGTTTAATTAAGCATTTGGAAGGCTTAACAGTCAGTTACGACTCAACCGTTCGCGATTCTGACGGCAGTTTAGTTCAGTTATATTACGGAGAAGATGGGCTCGATGTACCGAGTTctcaatttctgaaaaaagaaCAACTGGATTTTTTGGTCCATAATAGAAACGCGATTGTTGAAAAGGAATTGCTAAGCCGTCTCAAAGAGGATTTGAGCACTGAGCACATCTTGAAATCAGGGCGGAAAATGCAAAGGTGGATGAAGAAACATGGTGATCCTTTACAAAAGCGGCGCAATAGcgaatttaccaaattttccgaaaaaaatcgactaaGTGATCCCAAGTATAATAAGATCAATGAAGTTTGCGGCAGAAGCAAGGGTGCACTACGTTTGATGAGAGAATGGGTAAATACTGACGAAGAAACTAAGGAAAGTTACAAGTGCTCACGATGCCCTGACcctgtattttcaaaatacaaacAGGACTCTAACTATGGAGTTCTAACGGAAAGAATAGAAGGCTTGATAAACGATTATATCTCAAAACGAAAAGTCGAAAACTCCGCAGATATATCCGAAGATGAACTCAGAGACCTCTTATCATTCAAAGTAATGAAGACCCTTTGCCAGCCAGGAGAGCCTGTAGGATTACTAGCAGCGCAATCAATTGGAGAGCCGTCAACGCAGATGACGTTGAATACTTTCCATTTTGCGGGACGTGGTGAAATGAACGTAACCCTCGGAATTCCAAGATTACGAGAAATCCTTATGATGGCCtcgaagaatataaagacacCTTCAATGGAAATTCCGTTTAGGCCGAATCTTGAAAATCTAGAAAAACAATCGAACGAATTAAGATTAAAGTTAACCAGATGCACTTTGTCAAACGTCTTAAGAAGCATTGATGTAGATGGAAGATTAGAAATCGAACCTCAGAGAAGGATGACTTATAAGCTGACGATAAAATTCTTACCTCACAAAAGCTACAAACGAGAATACTGTGTGAAACGCAAGTACGTTTTACAGGCAACGGAATATTTATTCTTCAGAGAACTGTttaaggaaataaaaaaggcAGCTCAAGTACCCGGAGCATTGCTGTACACTGAGGAGAACAAGGAACCAGCGAACGACGATCAACTAGACGCAGATGACCCTGAAAGTGTGCCTAGCAGTCAGACTAAAGGGAGATTAGATTTCGGGGAAATGCATGAATCTTCTGATGAAGATGAAGCTGCCGAAGACGCAGATGCGACCGCAGCTAGGTCACTTTCCAGACACCAAGAAAATCAGGAATATGACGACCCTGAAGAAACGAGTGATGACTCCGACGAAAACGAAGACGAGAAAATGCGAGATGACAAAACTGTGGCAACTGAATCAAACAGAGCTGAAGAGACAGAGAAGAGTGAGTTCGAAAATCTGCTTgcagagaaaaggaaaaaactaATTGTCGACATGTACCCCCATGCTATTGAGTACGATTTTGATGACAAGAAATATTTATCATGCGAATTAAAGTTCTGG CTACCTTTGAAAATGTCAAAACTGGACTTATCTACGATCATTAGATCAGTCGCAGAAAAGGTCGTACTATGGGAAACGCCTCAGATAAAGCGAGCATTTACATTCCAAAATCTGAACAATGAAACTGTTCTGAAAACAGATGGATTAAACATTGTG GAAATGTTCAAGTACAATGAAATCCTAGATCTCAACAGATTATACTCTAATGACATATACGGGATTTCGCAAACCTACGGCATCGAAGCAGCGAATAGAGTTATAGTAAAGGAAGTGAAGGATGTGTTTAAAATGTACGGAATTACTGTTGATCCACGACATTTACTTCTGATCGCCGACTACATGACTTTTGACGGAACTTTCCAACCGCTAAGTCGTAAAGGAATGGAGAACTCTGCATCTCCCCTCCAGCAAATTAGTTTTGAGAGTTCACTCACCTTCCTGAAAAATGCTACGCTCCATA ACAAACGAGATGACCTTGTTTCACCATCCAGTCGCTTGATCATCGGTCAACCTTGCAAATCCGGAACAGGATCATTTGATTTGATGCATAGAATGGAAAGGTACATTCTGGGTCAGTGA
- the LOC124301550 gene encoding DNA-directed RNA polymerase I subunit RPA1 isoform X2, which produces MYKQLKSGMTMSAKHLVLENLEFSMFTNEDIRNLSVTKISTPLSFNILGNPLKGGLYDPVLGPVSEKSDPCGTCGGNITKCSGHFGHIDLPLPVVNPLFHKQLASIIKLTCLRCFKLQVPEPMKLLLVAKIKLLDEGFVSGLSDLEQEVQSIIAAGGDGTGTVEFVKEVIEAHVERLHNRQRLNHIVPLLAEENRSNARNVNMQRWMHVENILRQFQYVPICIHCQDSIPKISTFRNRIMTTKSANDELDASKIKRGIVRRLETVLMMPDQTQKYLRELWNTERDVLKIIMPCLSTVHTEYPTDILFFSIIPVLPPIVRPVNYVNGQLIEHPQSQVYKAIIQDCLVLRNIIQTIQDGDTSKLPEEGRIVFEQIRGNSPSEKLHNAWQQLQANVDHLMDRDVNKTTESANCQGLKQVIEKKEGVIRMHMMGKRVNFAARSVITPDPNLNIDEIGIPEAFALKLTYPVPVTPWNVAELRQMIINGPNVHPGAVLVEGEDGSTTRISASAAVQRESIAKRLLTTSVKATKFFNGVKIVHRHLHNGDILLLNRQPTLHKPSIMAHKARILKGEKTLRLHYANCKAYNADFDGDEMNAHFPQNELARSEGYNIANVSNQYLVPKDGTPLSGLIQDHMVSGVRLTLRGKFFSREDYMQLVYCALSDIQGDITLLPPAIIKPKLLWSGKQLLSTVIINVTPRGKAKINLAASAKIGPKAWEARKPRRWKCGTEFSDPKTMSEAEVVIRNGELLTGVLDKIHYGATPYGLIHCVYELYGGTYSSRMLSAFGKLFQAFLQRDGFTLGIEDILILSNADEERTKFIESCRKIGESTQKSVLELPEDTPMTEVKSKIQESYLINPKFQAQIDRKYKTALDVYTNDINKTCLPAGLLKKFPDNNLQLMVQSGAKGSTVNTMQISCLLGQIELEGKRPPLMISGKSLPSFAAYDPMPRAGGFIDGRFMTGIQPQEFFFHCMAGREGLIDTAVKTSRSGYLQRCLIKHLEGLTVSYDSTVRDSDGSLVQLYYGEDGLDVPSSQFLKKEQLDFLVHNRNAIVEKELLSRLKEDLSTEHILKSGRKMQRWMKKHGDPLQKRRNSEFTKFSEKNRLSDPKYNKINEVCGRSKGALRLMREWVNTDEETKESYKCSRCPDPVFSKYKQDSNYGVLTERIEGLINDYISKRKVENSADISEDELRDLLSFKVMKTLCQPGEPVGLLAAQSIGEPSTQMTLNTFHFAGRGEMNVTLGIPRLREILMMASKNIKTPSMEIPFRPNLENLEKQSNELRLKLTRCTLSNVLRSIDVDGRLEIEPQRRMTYKLTIKFLPHKSYKREYCVKRKYVLQATEYLFFRELFKEIKKAAQVPGALLYTEENKEPANDDQLDADDPESVPSSQTKGRLDFGEMHESSDEDEAAEDADATAARSLSRHQENQEYDDPEETSDDSDENEDEKMRDDKTVATESNRAEETEKSEFENLLAEKRKKLIVDMYPHAIEYDFDDKKYLSCELKFWLPLKMSKLDLSTIIRSVAEKVVLWETPQIKRAFTFQNLNNETVLKTDGLNIVEMFKYNEILDLNRLYSNDIYGISQTYGIEAANRVIVKEVKDVFKMYGITVDPRHLLLIADYMTFDGTFQPLSRKGMENSASPLQQISFESSLTFLKNATLHNKRDDLVSPSSRLIIGQPCKSGTGSFDLMHRMERYILGQ; this is translated from the exons atgtaCAAGCAATTAAAATCAGGCATGACAATGTCTGCAAAACATCTGGTCCTAGAGAACCTggaattttcaatgtttacTAACGAGGATATTCGCAACTTAAGCGTTACAAAAATCAGCACACCTTTGTCTTTCAACATTTTGGGCAATCCACTGAAAGGCGGACTCTATGACCCGGTGTTAG GTCCAGTGAGCGAAAAGTCAGATCCCTGTGGAACATGTGGCGGAAATATAACAAAATGTTCGGGACACTTTGGACACATAGACTTGCCATTGCCTGTGGTAAATCCGTTATTCCACAAGCAGCTGGCTAGCATCATCAAATTGACTTGCTTGCGTTGTTTCAAACTGCAAGTACCAGAGCCTATGAAACTGTTGTTGGTAGCTAAGATAAAACTGTTGGATGAGGGGTTTGTCTCAGGGCTTAGTGATTTGGAACAAGAAGTTCAATCCATTATAGCTGCCGGCGGCGATGGTACTGGAACAGTTGAATTCGTTAAAGAAGTTATTGAGGCTCATGTAGAGAGGCTTCATAATCGTCAGAGGTTAAATCACATTGTGCCCCTTCTTGCTGAAGAGAATCGTTCTAATGCAAGAAATGTTAATATGCAAAGATGGATGCACGTCGAAAATATACTCAGGCAATTTCAATATGTACCTATCTGCATACATTGTCAAGATAGTATCCCAAAAATTAGTACGTTCAGAAACCGAATTATGACTACTAAATCAGCCAATGATGAGCTGGATGCAAG CAAAATTAAACGAGGAATCGTTAGACGACTGGAAACTGTTCTGATGATGCCAGACCAGACGCAAAAGTATTTGCGTGAGCTCTGGAATACAGAAAGAGatgtattgaaaataataatgccTTGTTTGAGTACAGTGCATACGGAATATCCAACAGACATTCTGTTCTTCAGTATAATACCTGTACTTCCACCGATCGTAAGGCCAGTTAACTACGTCAATGGACAACTGATAGAACATCCTCAATCCCAAGTCTATAAAGCTATTATACAGGATTGCTTGGTGCTCAGGAACATTATACAAACAATTCAAGATGGAGACACTTCAAAACTTCCCGAAGAAGGCCGA ATTGTTTTTGAACAAATAAGGGGAAATTCGCCGTCGGAAAAACTTCATAATGCTTGGCAGCAGCTCCAAGCAAATGTCGATCATCTGATGGATCGTGATGTAAATAAAACGACGGAATCAGCAAACTGCCAGGGGCTGAAACAGGTGATTGAGAAGAAAGAGGGTGTCATTCGCATGCACATGATGGGGAAACGGGTGAATTTTGCAGCAAGATCAGTCATCACTCCAGATCCTAATTTAAACATCGACGAAATTGGTATCCCCGAAGCTTTTGCTTTGAAGCTGACTTACCCAGTTCCGGTAACACCTTGGAATGTTGCCGAATTACGACAAATGATAATTAACGGACCAAACGTACATCCagg GGCAGTTTTGGTGGAGGGTGAAGATGGCTCAACAACTCGTATAAGCGCGAGTGCAGCTGTGCAAAGAGAATCAATTGCAAAACGACTTTTGACTACAAGCGTCAAAGCgaccaaattttttaatggCGTAAAGATAGTTCACCGTCATTTGCACAATGGAGATATCTTGCTTTTGAATCGTCAACCTACTTTGCATAAGCCAAGTATCATGGCCCATAAAGCCAGGATATTGAAAGGGGAGAAAACGTTGCGCCTTCACTATGCCAATTGTAAAGCTTACAACGCTGACTTTGACGGAGATGAAATGAATGCGCATTTTCCACAAAACGAACTTGCTCGAAGTGAAGGATACAATATAG CCAACGTTTCTAACCAGTACCTCGTCCCGAAAGATGGTACACCATTAAGCGGTTTGATTCAAGATCACATGGTTTCTGGAGTACGTTTGACTCTCAGaggaaaattcttttcaag AGAAGACTACATGCAGTTAGTTTACTGCGCATTATCAGATATTCAGGGTGATATAACGCTATTACCACCTGCCATTATCAAACCAAAGTTATTGTGGTCAGGCAAACAATTGTTATCAACAGTCATAATTAATGTTACACCACGAGGCAAAGCGAAGATTAATCTTGCAGCTAGCGCAAAGATTGGCCCAAAAGCATGGGAAGCTAGGAAGCCGCGACGTTGGAAATGTGGCACCGAATTCAGTGATCCAAAAACAATGTCAGAAGCTGAAGTAGTTATACGTAATGGCGAACTGCTAACCGGTGTTCTCGACAAGATTCATTACGGTGCTACACCTTATGGCTTAATACATTGCGTATACGAG CTTTATGGTGGTACATACTCAAGCAGGATGCTGAGTgcgtttggaaaattattccaaGCATTTCTGCAGCGAGATGGCTTTACTTTGGGAATAGAAGATATCTTAATTCTTTCAAACGCTGATGAAGAACGTACGAAATTCATCGAGTCATGTAGAAAG ATAGGTGAAAGCACCCAGAAATCAGTGCTTGAGTTGCCTGAAGACACACCGATGACAGAAGtcaaatcaaaaatacaaGAATCCTATTTGATAAATCCTAAGTTCCAAGCGCAAATCGATCGTAAATACAAAACTGCTCTGGATGTCTATACGAATGACATAAACAAAACATGCCTGCCAGCTGGACTCCTTAAAAAATTTCCGGATAATAATTTGCAACTTATGGTTCAGTCCGGAGCAAAAGGTTCGACTGTTAACACCATGCAGATTTCTTGTCTACTTGGGCAAATCGAATTGGAAGGAAAGAGACCGCCGCTTATGATCAGTGGCAAAAGTCTTCCCTCTTTCGCTGCTTATGATCCAATGCCAAGAGCAGGCGGCTTTATTGACGGTCGTTTTATGACGGGAATCCAACCCCAAGAGTTCTTCTTCCATTGCATGGCAGGCAGAGAAGGGCTGATTGATACTGCGGTGAAAACCAGTAGATCTGGATACTTGCAGAGGTGTTTAATTAAGCATTTGGAAGGCTTAACAGTCAGTTACGACTCAACCGTTCGCGATTCTGACGGCAGTTTAGTTCAGTTATATTACGGAGAAGATGGGCTCGATGTACCGAGTTctcaatttctgaaaaaagaaCAACTGGATTTTTTGGTCCATAATAGAAACGCGATTGTTGAAAAGGAATTGCTAAGCCGTCTCAAAGAGGATTTGAGCACTGAGCACATCTTGAAATCAGGGCGGAAAATGCAAAGGTGGATGAAGAAACATGGTGATCCTTTACAAAAGCGGCGCAATAGcgaatttaccaaattttccgaaaaaaatcgactaaGTGATCCCAAGTATAATAAGATCAATGAAGTTTGCGGCAGAAGCAAGGGTGCACTACGTTTGATGAGAGAATGGGTAAATACTGACGAAGAAACTAAGGAAAGTTACAAGTGCTCACGATGCCCTGACcctgtattttcaaaatacaaacAGGACTCTAACTATGGAGTTCTAACGGAAAGAATAGAAGGCTTGATAAACGATTATATCTCAAAACGAAAAGTCGAAAACTCCGCAGATATATCCGAAGATGAACTCAGAGACCTCTTATCATTCAAAGTAATGAAGACCCTTTGCCAGCCAGGAGAGCCTGTAGGATTACTAGCAGCGCAATCAATTGGAGAGCCGTCAACGCAGATGACGTTGAATACTTTCCATTTTGCGGGACGTGGTGAAATGAACGTAACCCTCGGAATTCCAAGATTACGAGAAATCCTTATGATGGCCtcgaagaatataaagacacCTTCAATGGAAATTCCGTTTAGGCCGAATCTTGAAAATCTAGAAAAACAATCGAACGAATTAAGATTAAAGTTAACCAGATGCACTTTGTCAAACGTCTTAAGAAGCATTGATGTAGATGGAAGATTAGAAATCGAACCTCAGAGAAGGATGACTTATAAGCTGACGATAAAATTCTTACCTCACAAAAGCTACAAACGAGAATACTGTGTGAAACGCAAGTACGTTTTACAGGCAACGGAATATTTATTCTTCAGAGAACTGTttaaggaaataaaaaaggcAGCTCAAGTACCCGGAGCATTGCTGTACACTGAGGAGAACAAGGAACCAGCGAACGACGATCAACTAGACGCAGATGACCCTGAAAGTGTGCCTAGCAGTCAGACTAAAGGGAGATTAGATTTCGGGGAAATGCATGAATCTTCTGATGAAGATGAAGCTGCCGAAGACGCAGATGCGACCGCAGCTAGGTCACTTTCCAGACACCAAGAAAATCAGGAATATGACGACCCTGAAGAAACGAGTGATGACTCCGACGAAAACGAAGACGAGAAAATGCGAGATGACAAAACTGTGGCAACTGAATCAAACAGAGCTGAAGAGACAGAGAAGAGTGAGTTCGAAAATCTGCTTgcagagaaaaggaaaaaactaATTGTCGACATGTACCCCCATGCTATTGAGTACGATTTTGATGACAAGAAATATTTATCATGCGAATTAAAGTTCTGG CTACCTTTGAAAATGTCAAAACTGGACTTATCTACGATCATTAGATCAGTCGCAGAAAAGGTCGTACTATGGGAAACGCCTCAGATAAAGCGAGCATTTACATTCCAAAATCTGAACAATGAAACTGTTCTGAAAACAGATGGATTAAACATTGTG GAAATGTTCAAGTACAATGAAATCCTAGATCTCAACAGATTATACTCTAATGACATATACGGGATTTCGCAAACCTACGGCATCGAAGCAGCGAATAGAGTTATAGTAAAGGAAGTGAAGGATGTGTTTAAAATGTACGGAATTACTGTTGATCCACGACATTTACTTCTGATCGCCGACTACATGACTTTTGACGGAACTTTCCAACCGCTAAGTCGTAAAGGAATGGAGAACTCTGCATCTCCCCTCCAGCAAATTAGTTTTGAGAGTTCACTCACCTTCCTGAAAAATGCTACGCTCCATA ACAAACGAGATGACCTTGTTTCACCATCCAGTCGCTTGATCATCGGTCAACCTTGCAAATCCGGAACAGGATCATTTGATTTGATGCATAGAATGGAAAGGTACATTCTGGGTCAGTGA
- the LOC124301554 gene encoding thioredoxin-2: MVLQITSSADLKAKLSEAGNTLVVIDFFATWCGPCKMIAPKLEELSKELNDVIILKVDVDECEDIAFEYEISSMPTFVFIKNSAVLESFAGANFDKLKNTIQKHK; the protein is encoded by the exons ATGGTTCTCCAAATTACTAGCTCG GCTGATCTCAAGGCCAAATTGAGTGAGGCTGGAAATACGCTGGTCGTCATAGATTTCTTTGCTACTTGGTGCGGACCGTGCAAAATGATTGCACCAAAGCTCGAGGAATTGTCCaag GAACTCAATGACGTTATCATCCTCAAAGTTGATGTCGACGAGTGCGAGGATATTGCCTTCGAGTATGAAATATCCAGCATGCCCACCTtcgtttttataaaaaattctgctGTG CTGGAGTCATTTGCCGGTGCtaattttgacaaactaaAAAACACCATTCAGAAACACAAGTGA